Proteins encoded together in one Candidatus Bathyarchaeia archaeon window:
- a CDS encoding cytidylate kinase family protein, with protein sequence MRRKPVVTFSGLHGTGKTTYARAIAQEFNLRHLSVGGLFRQAAEERGLTLLELTRLAEKDESIDRLIDDEARREAERGGVVIDGQLSAWMAGENALLKIYLTAPLNVRVKRIADRDGVSLEEAERATVERERAERERYLRLYGLDVDDLSVYDLIVDTDLMSLEELTATLKNIVRSVIEG encoded by the coding sequence TTGAGGCGTAAACCAGTGGTAACCTTCAGCGGCCTTCATGGAACGGGTAAAACCACGTACGCGAGGGCCATCGCTCAAGAGTTTAATTTGAGGCATCTGTCCGTTGGGGGTTTGTTCCGTCAGGCGGCTGAGGAGCGTGGGTTGACGTTGCTGGAGTTGACGCGTTTAGCTGAGAAAGATGAGTCCATTGACCGCCTCATAGATGATGAGGCGCGTAGGGAGGCTGAGAGAGGCGGGGTGGTGATCGATGGGCAGCTCTCAGCCTGGATGGCTGGGGAAAACGCTTTGCTGAAAATCTATTTAACCGCCCCCCTGAACGTGAGGGTGAAACGCATCGCGGATAGAGACGGCGTCAGCCTCGAAGAGGCTGAAAGGGCCACCGTGGAGAGGGAAAGGGCTGAGAGAGAACGGTATTTGAGGCTGTATGGATTGGACGTGGACGACCTATCCGTCTACGACTTGATAGTTGACACGGACCTAATGTCGCTGGAGGAGTTGACGGCAACGCTTAAAAACATCGTGCGAAGCGTTATAGAAGGTTGA
- a CDS encoding DUF3782 domain-containing protein, whose protein sequence is MTVKLKEEVINLLKEDLEFRYAVAGLIGLEEVLKRLDKHEAQLVKLREDMLKGFQRHDEEIAKLREDMVKGFERHDEEFARLREDMRRGFELLERHVSALGARWGLLSEEAFREGLKGLLEKELGLRVERWSGFDQQGYVYGYPSPLEIDVAVVDGKTILVEVSSHVRPSDVAAFKRKAEAYEKATGRRPERLMIITPYAEDKAKEACLKQGVEIYTKI, encoded by the coding sequence ATGACCGTTAAGCTGAAAGAGGAGGTCATCAACCTCCTAAAAGAGGATTTAGAGTTCAGATACGCCGTAGCCGGGCTCATAGGCCTAGAAGAGGTCCTCAAAAGGCTGGACAAACATGAAGCCCAACTCGTCAAACTCAGAGAAGACATGCTCAAAGGATTCCAAAGACACGACGAAGAAATCGCGAAGCTCAGAGAGGACATGGTGAAAGGGTTTGAGAGGCACGATGAGGAGTTTGCCCGGCTGAGGGAGGACATGAGGAGGGGTTTTGAGTTGTTGGAGAGGCATGTGTCGGCTTTGGGTGCTCGGTGGGGGCTGTTGAGCGAGGAGGCCTTCAGGGAGGGTTTGAAAGGCCTGCTGGAGAAGGAGTTGGGGTTGAGGGTTGAGCGTTGGAGTGGCTTCGACCAGCAGGGATATGTTTACGGGTATCCCAGCCCCCTGGAAATCGACGTAGCCGTCGTCGACGGGAAAACCATCCTAGTAGAGGTTTCATCCCACGTCAGGCCCTCGGACGTGGCCGCCTTCAAGAGAAAGGCTGAAGCCTACGAGAAAGCCACCGGAAGGAGGCCGGAGAGGCTGATGATCATCACCCCATACGCCGAAGATAAGGCGAAAGAAGCATGCCTAAAACAAGGCGTAGAAATCTACACGAAAATATAA
- a CDS encoding DUF211 domain-containing protein, with amino-acid sequence MSENKNRIKRIVLDVLKPRDPPIYELASQLADCRGVQDVSITVAEIDQNTESIKVSIEGGSVNIEDVKECLDRFGASIHSVDEVKVTRSEVVT; translated from the coding sequence TTGAGTGAGAACAAGAATAGAATTAAGCGGATCGTCCTAGACGTGCTTAAGCCTAGGGACCCCCCAATATACGAGCTGGCCTCCCAGCTCGCCGACTGCCGAGGCGTTCAAGACGTCAGCATCACCGTCGCAGAGATAGATCAAAACACTGAGAGCATCAAGGTTTCCATCGAGGGTGGAAGCGTTAACATCGAGGATGTAAAAGAATGCCTCGACCGATTCGGCGCAAGCATACACAGCGTAGACGAAGTGAAGGTAACTAGAAGCGAAGTCGTAACCTGA
- a CDS encoding 50S ribosomal protein L14e has translation MSVMDVGSVCVKKTGREKGRKCVVVDVVDKNYVLVTGPKSLTGVKRRRVNVKHLDPTGEIVKIKKGASDEEVQKALEKSLKKASKESG, from the coding sequence ATGAGCGTCATGGACGTGGGTAGCGTATGCGTGAAAAAAACTGGGCGGGAAAAGGGGAGGAAATGCGTTGTCGTCGATGTTGTGGACAAAAACTACGTCCTCGTCACGGGGCCTAAGAGCCTCACGGGCGTGAAGAGAAGGAGGGTTAACGTTAAGCACCTAGACCCCACGGGGGAAATCGTTAAGATAAAGAAGGGAGCGTCTGACGAGGAGGTTCAAAAAGCCCTGGAGAAATCTTTGAAGAAAGCGTCAAAGGAATCCGGCTAA
- a CDS encoding VIT1/CCC1 transporter family protein produces MTRKFVDMLTRHLRISGAVGIHRRYFVMNSFDGVLTMLGIIVGSHMYGVLEAWNVVVVGVSASLAMAISGFTGAYFTERAEQRRALKHLEKAMLKKLHNSIHADASRTATFWAAIVDGGSPLLMSIISLSPFIASHLHLISPQTALYLSVSLICSILFFLGAFLGNISKESVFSSGLKMLAAGFATASIIALFARMTG; encoded by the coding sequence TTGACGCGTAAATTCGTGGACATGCTTACCAGGCATTTGAGGATCTCAGGGGCTGTTGGAATCCACCGCAGATACTTCGTGATGAACTCCTTCGACGGCGTTTTAACGATGCTCGGCATCATCGTCGGCTCCCACATGTACGGTGTCTTGGAGGCTTGGAACGTCGTTGTAGTCGGAGTCAGCGCCAGCTTAGCCATGGCCATTTCAGGCTTCACCGGAGCCTACTTCACCGAGAGGGCGGAGCAGAGAAGGGCTTTGAAACACCTGGAGAAAGCGATGTTGAAGAAGCTGCATAACTCAATACACGCCGACGCCTCGCGCACAGCCACGTTCTGGGCGGCCATCGTGGACGGGGGCTCACCACTCTTAATGTCCATCATCTCACTCTCACCCTTCATCGCCTCCCACCTACACTTGATCTCGCCTCAAACAGCCCTCTACCTATCCGTTTCACTGATATGCTCAATCCTCTTCTTCCTAGGAGCGTTTCTAGGCAACATCTCAAAAGAAAGCGTCTTCTCCTCAGGCCTCAAAATGCTGGCCGCGGGATTCGCAACCGCCTCGATAATAGCCTTATTCGCCAGGATGACAGGCTGA